The following proteins come from a genomic window of Pieris napi chromosome 15, ilPieNapi1.2, whole genome shotgun sequence:
- the LOC125056621 gene encoding LIM/homeobox protein Lhx3 isoform X5, whose translation MLAPMMFPGTEDELDMRVPPIQLEHLPEVFLSSIPKCGGCHEMIVDRYVLKVSDRTWHAGCLRCVECRAMLSGKCFARNNQLYCTEDFFNPRRFGTKCAGCGQGIPPTQVVRRAQSHVYHLRCFACAACARTLNTGDEFYLMEDGKLVCKPDYEAARAKGDGSIDGDAASKRPRTTITAKQLETLKSAYSSSPKPARHVREQLAQDTGLDMRVVQVWFQNRRAKEKRLKKDAGRTRWSQYFRSMKGSGGGSPRHDRLLDKDELKIDLDSFSHHELSNDSYSTAAMGGEEGSPAGVGGSRFGATPPYLRAHSPPHAHYHYPPDHLVYTNIGQAISGGLVTGGASDMSSSSSPAAGGYPDFPPSPDSWLGEHYSPRGYP comes from the exons ATGCTCGCTCCCATGATGTTCCCCGGTACAGAGGATGAGCTGGATATGCGAGTGCCGCCGATACAACTAGAACATCTACCTGAAGTGTTCCTAT CCAGTATCCCGAAATGCGGTGGATGTCACGAGATGATCGTAGACCGCTACGTCCTCAAAGTATCAGATCGTACTTGGCACGCGGGTTGTCTTCGCTGTGTGGAGTGTCGCGCAATGCTCTCCGGGAAGTGTTTCGCTAGAAATAATCAGCTCTACTGCACTGAGGATTTCTTCAA TCCTAGGCGGttcggtacaaaatgtgcaGGGTGCGGGCAAGGAATCCCGCCGACGCAAGTAGTTAGACGAGCGCAGTCCCATGTTTACCACCTGCGCTGCTTTGCGTGTGCGGCTTGCGCCAGAACTTTGAACACAGGCGACGAATTCTACTTAATGGAGGACGGGAAGCTTGTGTGTAAACCTGATTATGAAGCGGCTAGAGctaaag GGGATGGTTCCATCGATGGGGATGCAGCGAGCAAAAGACCACGGACGACGATTACAGCGAAACAATTGGAAACCCTGAAAAGTGCTTACAGCAGCAGTCCGAAACCTGCGAGGCATGTCCGGGAACAGCTGGCGCAGGACACCGGCCTGGATATGCGAGTAGTACAAGTCTGGTTTCAAAATAG AAGAGCAAAGGAGAAAAGACTGAAAAAAGACGCAGGGCGGACGCGGTGGTCACAATATTTCAGATCCATGAAAGGCTCGGGCGGAGGTTCACCCAGACACGACCGCTTACTCGACAAAGATGAGCTTAAAATCGACTTGGATTCCTTTAGTCATCATG AGCTGAGCAACGACAGCTACAGTACGGCTGCAATGGGGGGCGAAGAGGGTTCTCCCGCGGGGGTAGGGGGCTCCCGTTTCGGGGCCACTCCGCCGTACCTGCGCGCGCATTCGCCCCCCCACGCACACTACCACTACCCGCCCGACCACCTCGTCTACACCAATATCG GTCAAGCCATAAGCGGCGGTCTCGTTACCGGCGGTGCATCAGACATGAGCAGCTCGTCATCCCCCGCAGCAGGGGGCTACCCCGACTTCCCCCCATCACCAGACTCGTGGCTCGGTGAGCATTATTCACCTCGAGGATATCCCTAG
- the LOC125056621 gene encoding LIM/homeobox protein Lhx3 isoform X7, translating into MIVDRYVLKVSDRTWHAGCLRCVECRAMLSGKCFARNNQLYCTEDFFNPRRFGTKCAGCGQGIPPTQVVRRAQSHVYHLRCFACAACARTLNTGDEFYLMEDGKLVCKPDYEAARAKGDGSIDGDAASKRPRTTITAKQLETLKSAYSSSPKPARHVREQLAQDTGLDMRVVQVWFQNRRAKEKRLKKDAGRTRWSQYFRSMKGSGGGSPRHDRLLDKDELKIDLDSFSHHELSNDSYSTAAMGGEEGSPAGVGGSRFGATPPYLRAHSPPHAHYHYPPDHLVYTNIGQAISGGLVTGGASDMSSSSSPAAGGYPDFPPSPDSWLGEHYSPRGYP; encoded by the exons ATGATCGTAGACCGCTACGTCCTCAAAGTATCAGATCGTACTTGGCACGCGGGTTGTCTTCGCTGTGTGGAGTGTCGCGCAATGCTCTCCGGGAAGTGTTTCGCTAGAAATAATCAGCTCTACTGCACTGAGGATTTCTTCAA TCCTAGGCGGttcggtacaaaatgtgcaGGGTGCGGGCAAGGAATCCCGCCGACGCAAGTAGTTAGACGAGCGCAGTCCCATGTTTACCACCTGCGCTGCTTTGCGTGTGCGGCTTGCGCCAGAACTTTGAACACAGGCGACGAATTCTACTTAATGGAGGACGGGAAGCTTGTGTGTAAACCTGATTATGAAGCGGCTAGAGctaaag GGGATGGTTCCATCGATGGGGATGCAGCGAGCAAAAGACCACGGACGACGATTACAGCGAAACAATTGGAAACCCTGAAAAGTGCTTACAGCAGCAGTCCGAAACCTGCGAGGCATGTCCGGGAACAGCTGGCGCAGGACACCGGCCTGGATATGCGAGTAGTACAAGTCTGGTTTCAAAATAG AAGAGCAAAGGAGAAAAGACTGAAAAAAGACGCAGGGCGGACGCGGTGGTCACAATATTTCAGATCCATGAAAGGCTCGGGCGGAGGTTCACCCAGACACGACCGCTTACTCGACAAAGATGAGCTTAAAATCGACTTGGATTCCTTTAGTCATCATG AGCTGAGCAACGACAGCTACAGTACGGCTGCAATGGGGGGCGAAGAGGGTTCTCCCGCGGGGGTAGGGGGCTCCCGTTTCGGGGCCACTCCGCCGTACCTGCGCGCGCATTCGCCCCCCCACGCACACTACCACTACCCGCCCGACCACCTCGTCTACACCAATATCG GTCAAGCCATAAGCGGCGGTCTCGTTACCGGCGGTGCATCAGACATGAGCAGCTCGTCATCCCCCGCAGCAGGGGGCTACCCCGACTTCCCCCCATCACCAGACTCGTGGCTCGGTGAGCATTATTCACCTCGAGGATATCCCTAG
- the LOC125056621 gene encoding LIM/homeobox protein Lhx3 isoform X6, translating to MLAPMMFPGTEDELDMRVPPIQLEHLPEVFLSSIPKCGGCHEMIVDRYVLKVSDRTWHAGCLRCVECRAMLSGKCFARNNQLYCTEDFFKRFGTKCAGCGQGIPPTQVVRRAQSHVYHLRCFACAACARTLNTGDEFYLMEDGKLVCKPDYEAARAKGDGSIDGDAASKRPRTTITAKQLETLKSAYSSSPKPARHVREQLAQDTGLDMRVVQVWFQNRRAKEKRLKKDAGRTRWSQYFRSMKGSGGGSPRHDRLLDKDELKIDLDSFSHHELSNDSYSTAAMGGEEGSPAGVGGSRFGATPPYLRAHSPPHAHYHYPPDHLVYTNIGQAISGGLVTGGASDMSSSSSPAAGGYPDFPPSPDSWLGEHYSPRGYP from the exons ATGCTCGCTCCCATGATGTTCCCCGGTACAGAGGATGAGCTGGATATGCGAGTGCCGCCGATACAACTAGAACATCTACCTGAAGTGTTCCTAT CCAGTATCCCGAAATGCGGTGGATGTCACGAGATGATCGTAGACCGCTACGTCCTCAAAGTATCAGATCGTACTTGGCACGCGGGTTGTCTTCGCTGTGTGGAGTGTCGCGCAATGCTCTCCGGGAAGTGTTTCGCTAGAAATAATCAGCTCTACTGCACTGAGGATTTCTTCAA GCGGttcggtacaaaatgtgcaGGGTGCGGGCAAGGAATCCCGCCGACGCAAGTAGTTAGACGAGCGCAGTCCCATGTTTACCACCTGCGCTGCTTTGCGTGTGCGGCTTGCGCCAGAACTTTGAACACAGGCGACGAATTCTACTTAATGGAGGACGGGAAGCTTGTGTGTAAACCTGATTATGAAGCGGCTAGAGctaaag GGGATGGTTCCATCGATGGGGATGCAGCGAGCAAAAGACCACGGACGACGATTACAGCGAAACAATTGGAAACCCTGAAAAGTGCTTACAGCAGCAGTCCGAAACCTGCGAGGCATGTCCGGGAACAGCTGGCGCAGGACACCGGCCTGGATATGCGAGTAGTACAAGTCTGGTTTCAAAATAG AAGAGCAAAGGAGAAAAGACTGAAAAAAGACGCAGGGCGGACGCGGTGGTCACAATATTTCAGATCCATGAAAGGCTCGGGCGGAGGTTCACCCAGACACGACCGCTTACTCGACAAAGATGAGCTTAAAATCGACTTGGATTCCTTTAGTCATCATG AGCTGAGCAACGACAGCTACAGTACGGCTGCAATGGGGGGCGAAGAGGGTTCTCCCGCGGGGGTAGGGGGCTCCCGTTTCGGGGCCACTCCGCCGTACCTGCGCGCGCATTCGCCCCCCCACGCACACTACCACTACCCGCCCGACCACCTCGTCTACACCAATATCG GTCAAGCCATAAGCGGCGGTCTCGTTACCGGCGGTGCATCAGACATGAGCAGCTCGTCATCCCCCGCAGCAGGGGGCTACCCCGACTTCCCCCCATCACCAGACTCGTGGCTCGGTGAGCATTATTCACCTCGAGGATATCCCTAG